ACCACCGTGCGCCCGCTGCCCTCCCGTACCGTCCGCATCGGCCGTGCCGCCGACAACGACCTGGTCATCGACGACCTGGTCGTCTCACGCCGCCACGCCGAACTGCGGGTCCTCGCGGACGGCACGTACGAGATCGTCGACCTCGGCAGCCACAACGGGACCTACCTCAACGGCCAGCCCGTAGGCCGTGCCCCGGTCGCGTCCGGCGACATCGTCGGCGTCGGCCACCGCGCGTACTGCCTCGTCGGCGACCAGCTCCAGGAGTACGTCGACACCGGCGAGGTGTCGCTCGACGTGCAGGAGCTGACGGTCGCCGTCGACCGGGGCCGCAAGACGCTCCTCGACCGGATCTCCTTCCCCGTCGGCGAGAAGTGCCTGCTCGCCGTGGTCGGCCCCAGCGGCGCGGGAAAGTCGACCCTCCTCAACGCCCTCACCGGCCTGCGCCCCGCCGACGACGGCACGGTCCTCTATGACGGCCGCGACCTCTACCGCGACTACGCCGAACTCCGGCAGCGCATCGGCCTCGTGCCGCAGGACGACATCCTGCACGCGCAGCTCACCGTGCGCCGGGCCCTCGGATACGCCGCCGAACTGCGCTTCCCCCAGGACACCGAGAAGGCGGAACGCCGGGCCAGGGTCGACGAGGTCATCCGCGAACTCGGTCTCGAACAGCGCGTCGACCAGCCCATCCACAGCCTCTCCGGCGGCCAGCGCAAGCGCGTGAGCGTCGCCCTCGAACTCCTGACGAAGCCGTCCCTGCTCTTCCTCGACGAACCGACGTCCGGACTCGATCCCGGCATGGACCGCTCCGTGATGCACATGCTGCGCGGTCTCGCCGACGACGGCCGTACGGTCATCGTCGTCACGCACAGCGTGCTCAGCCTCGACGGGTGCGACCGGCTGCTCGTGCTCGCCGCGGGCGGCCGGATCGCCTACTACGGGCCGCCGCGGGACGCGCTCCCGTTCTTCGGCTTCGAGGAGTGGCCCGAGGCGTTCGAGGCCTTCGAGGGGGACCGCGACCGGGACTGGGCGGGGGAGTACCAGCGGTCACCGTTCCACCAGCAGTACATCGTCAACGCCTCGGCGCAGCCGCCCCTGCCGCAGGGCGGCGCGGGACCGGTCGCCGCGTTCGCCCCGCCGCCCAAGGCGCAGAGCTGGGGGTCCCAGCTGCGGACGCTGGTGCGGCGGTACGCGGCTGCTCTCGGCGCCGACCGGACGTTCCTCGCGATCATGATCGCGCTGCCGTTCGTCATGGGCGCCATGGCCCGCGCGCTGGCCGGGAGCAGGCTGACGCAGGAGACGGCGATGAACGCGCTGCTCATCCTCTGCGTGGGCGGAGTCCTGACCGGCGCGGCCAACGCCGTGCGGGAACTGGTCAAGGAGCGGGTCATCTACCGGCGCGAACGCGCCGTGGGCCTCTCCAGATCCGCGTACCTGATGTCCAAGGTCGTCGTACTCGGCACGATCACCGTGCTGCAG
This Streptomyces sp. NBC_01283 DNA region includes the following protein-coding sequences:
- a CDS encoding FHA domain-containing protein — encoded protein: MGERPVAPTAPELVLETDAGSTVMSPSRDYHVGRDPLSDIVIDDARVSWHHAVLHAELDHWTIEDEHSTNGTYADGQRVQERGVGPGSVLRFGSVADGPRAVLVGRAPPTPAPAAPERPSAVRTPSATGTFRQPTTVRPLPSRTVRIGRAADNDLVIDDLVVSRRHAELRVLADGTYEIVDLGSHNGTYLNGQPVGRAPVASGDIVGVGHRAYCLVGDQLQEYVDTGEVSLDVQELTVAVDRGRKTLLDRISFPVGEKCLLAVVGPSGAGKSTLLNALTGLRPADDGTVLYDGRDLYRDYAELRQRIGLVPQDDILHAQLTVRRALGYAAELRFPQDTEKAERRARVDEVIRELGLEQRVDQPIHSLSGGQRKRVSVALELLTKPSLLFLDEPTSGLDPGMDRSVMHMLRGLADDGRTVIVVTHSVLSLDGCDRLLVLAAGGRIAYYGPPRDALPFFGFEEWPEAFEAFEGDRDRDWAGEYQRSPFHQQYIVNASAQPPLPQGGAGPVAAFAPPPKAQSWGSQLRTLVRRYAAALGADRTFLAIMIALPFVMGAMARALAGSRLTQETAMNALLILCVGGVLTGAANAVRELVKERVIYRRERAVGLSRSAYLMSKVVVLGTITVLQAVVLTLVALLGVDLNAPGGEGVLLPPLVEITVAVALLAFTAMMLGLLVSALVRKEEVTMPLLVLLAIVQVVFCGALLKLHGVPGVEQLAWLVPSRWALGAMAGTIGLGRIVPGELTADPLFRHSAGVWLLNMGMLVALSVVFGYAVARLLRRHEPAVMRK